The window TGGTCTACTCCGGGGAAACTGCGCTGCCCGGCGCGGTCGAGGCGATCGAGCGCCTTCGGCGACTCGGATTGCAGGTCTGGTTTGTCACCAACAACTCCGCCCGCCCCCGAGTTTCCATCGCCGCCAAGCTGAGACGGTTCGGGGTGGCAGCGAGTGAATCGGAGGTCATGACCTCCGGGTACGCCGCAGGCCTGTTATTGCGCCGTCTCAGCCCGGGCAAGTCGGCGCGCGTTGTGGTAGTTGGTTCGGATGAGTTGCGAGCGATGATAGAGGCCCAGGGCTTTGAAGCCGCTTCGGAAGGGCCCGCCCAGTTCCTGGTTGTTGGGATGGATCTCTCCTTCAACTACGACCGGATTCGAGCGGCGATGGAAGCAATCCTTGGTGGAGCGGTCTTCGTCGCCTGCAACCGCGATGCGACCTATCCGGTTGAAGGCGGGCGTCTCCTGCCCGGGTGCGGACCGATGGTGGCAGCGATAGAGTGCGCCTCAGGACGCGCGGCGGACCACGTCGTCGGCAAGCCGAGCCCGGCGTTGCTGGAGCTGGTTGCGGCGGCGGGCGGACTGTCGCCCGGGGAGATACTGGTAGTGGGCGACACGCCGGAGAGCGACATAGCGGCCGCCCGCCACTTCGGTTCTCCATCGGTGCTCGTCGGCGACCCGGCCGCCACTGCCGCCAACGTCGACTCCGACGGCTCGCAGCGCCCCGATTTCGCGGTCGGGTCGCTTGCCGGGGTCCCCGGGATTCTGGCGCGATCGCCGAACGGGAGGTCAACATGAAGCTCATCTCCATTGTCACCGCCTGCTTCAACGAAGAGGAGAATGTCCGCGAGGTATGCGAGCAGGTGCGCGAGGTCATGGCCGGCCTCCCCGGCTATGACTACGAACACATCTTCATCGACAATGCCTCCAAGGACCGGACGGTTGCCATCCTCAGGGAGTTGGCGAATGAAGACAGGCGGGTGAAGGTGATCGTCAATGCCCGCAACTTCGGGCACATCCGTTCGCCCTGCCACGCCATACTGCAGGCGCGGGGCGACGCGGTCATAAGCATCGTCGCCGACCTGCAGGACCCGCCGGGAATGATTGCGGACTTTGTCCGTAAGTGGGAAGAGGGCTACAGAGTCGTGATGGGTATCAAGGAGGGAAGCCAGGAGTCCGTGCTGATGTTCGCTCTGCGCCGGCTCTACTACCGGACGCTGCGTCGGCTCTCCGACGTTGAACTGGTCGAGCACTTCACCGGCTTCGGGCTCTACGACCGGCAGGTAATTGACATCCTCCGGAGTCTGGGCGACCCGTATCCCTACTTCCGCGGCCTGATTGCGGACATCGGCTTCGAGATTGCCAAGGTCGCGTATGTCCAGCCCGGTCGCAAGCGGGGAATCACCAAGAACAACTTCTACACGCTCTACGACATGGCCATGCTCGGCCTCACTACCTACAGCAAGGTGCCGCTGCGGCTGGCGACGATGTTGGGTTTCGCCTCCGCCGCGCTCAGTCTGCTCGTGGCGCTCTTCTACCTCGGGTACAAGTTGGTGTTCTGGAAGAGCTTTGAGCTCGGGCTGGCGCCGCTCGTGGTCGGCATCTTTTTCTTCTCGTCGGTCCAGCTCTTCTTCCTCGGCATCGTCGGCGAGTACGTCGGCTCCATCCACACCTACGTCCGCCACATGCCGCTGGTCGTCGAGAAGGAGCGCATCAACTTCGACTAACAGGGGCAGTATTCAAGGGGTCAACGAATCAGGGAATCGAGTGAGCCGGAGTCCGGGCCTGTAGCTTCGTCGACCGCCGACCCGCAACTGACCGCGCATGACCGCCGTCCAGGC of the candidate division WOR-3 bacterium genome contains:
- a CDS encoding HAD-IIA family hydrolase, yielding MIKAVALDLDGVVYSGETALPGAVEAIERLRRLGLQVWFVTNNSARPRVSIAAKLRRFGVAASESEVMTSGYAAGLLLRRLSPGKSARVVVVGSDELRAMIEAQGFEAASEGPAQFLVVGMDLSFNYDRIRAAMEAILGGAVFVACNRDATYPVEGGRLLPGCGPMVAAIECASGRAADHVVGKPSPALLELVAAAGGLSPGEILVVGDTPESDIAAARHFGSPSVLVGDPAATAANVDSDGSQRPDFAVGSLAGVPGILARSPNGRST
- a CDS encoding glycosyltransferase family 2 protein, with translation MKLISIVTACFNEEENVREVCEQVREVMAGLPGYDYEHIFIDNASKDRTVAILRELANEDRRVKVIVNARNFGHIRSPCHAILQARGDAVISIVADLQDPPGMIADFVRKWEEGYRVVMGIKEGSQESVLMFALRRLYYRTLRRLSDVELVEHFTGFGLYDRQVIDILRSLGDPYPYFRGLIADIGFEIAKVAYVQPGRKRGITKNNFYTLYDMAMLGLTTYSKVPLRLATMLGFASAALSLLVALFYLGYKLVFWKSFELGLAPLVVGIFFFSSVQLFFLGIVGEYVGSIHTYVRHMPLVVEKERINFD